The genomic region GTTGAATCTTTGGTACAATGTAATGCGGTTGCGGAAGTGGCAGTTCCTGAATTATGGAGgacaaatcaaaatattaattcttctctcttcttttaaacagattttaatcacatataatattgtagtcaacttaatttagttgaaaaattaattaattttaatttatataataatttttaattatttgttataggttttaattagatatttaaagttgaatatttaaatactaaggaaagtaacaaattttgtgagtaaattttgaaacaaaattatcttgaaatttattgttattattactagtttccaatttttattatgtattctaCACatcagtatttataaaaaaaattaattaaattatcaaagatgaattaattaaaattactctTACCAGTGGCAACAGTGATTCTGAAGGCAGTACATTCAGGTGTACGCATGGTAACTTCTCTTCCTTCAAAGGCATGATCATGGTTGGTTTCGGTTGGGGTTTTGGTTGAGGTTTCGGTTGAGGTTGAGATGGCAGTTCAGGTTTCGGTTGAGGTTGAGGCTGAGGCTGAGGCTGAGGTTGAGGTTGAGGTTGAGGTTGAGGTTTTGGTTGAGTTTGAAGTTGCGGAATGACATGATGAATCATGTGGAAGTGTGATGGTTGTGGGGGCTGCACAACGGCTGGTCTGTCGCAAGATGGGGAAGACGGTACGATGTTAATGATCGGAGGGTGTAGTAGAGTAGGAGTTGTTGCTTGCTGCTGAACAGGCTGGCTAGGTGCTGGTGCTGGTGCTGGTGCTGGTACTGGCACTAGTACAGGTTGCACATTAACAAGCGGCAACTTCTGTGGCTCTTGATTCAGTCCTTGTGAAATCTCCGGCTTGCAAGGAACCTGTTCTGGCTTTCCTGAGCGAACTTCCACGCAGAAAGTCGTTGTTGATTTCTTCGCTCTATCTTTTTCCGCACCAGTATCTTCCAAGTTTATGTTATTGGTAAACGTCTCTGCCTCACTGGTCGACTCAGCCACTGGGGATGAGGGTGCAGCCTGACAGGCGACTAGCGCCAGCAGGAACAACGCACAATAACTCTTCAGATACATTGTTCGTTGATTGAAGTCGAATTCGAACTGATGA from Solenopsis invicta isolate M01_SB chromosome 7, UNIL_Sinv_3.0, whole genome shotgun sequence harbors:
- the LOC105198732 gene encoding bromodomain-containing protein 4 isoform X2 — its product is MYLKSYCALFLLALVACQAAPSSPVAESTSEAETFTNNINLEDTGAEKDRAKKSTTTFCVEVRSGKPEQVPCKPEISQGLNQEPQKLPLVNVQPVLVPVPAPAPAPAPSQPVQQQATTPTLLHPPIINIVPSSPSCDRPAVVQPPQPSHFHMIHHVIPQLQTQPKPQPQPQPQPQPQPQPQPQPKPELPSQPQPKPQPKPQPKPTMIMPLKEEKLPCVHLNVLPSESLLPLELPLPQPHYIVPKIQHKPSCSKYNSAPSPMAVFIQPQALTQELSDCDSNDSNKEVYECNCRQENRPQIRPENIIPTLTPHGRTMMSGDMTFESMPMPAKPMMISDSNITPLYRSMMIPDSNMVNYDELSMDRMSEGARKVV